AACGGGGTTATCCGTGTTTGAGACATACAATTATTGCCGGAGAATTCTTTCTAATATATATCGAATTTGTTCGATGTCTGGTCCATTTCCATAAGTTCTTTCTAATTGAATACCTTTATATAAGGAAAGAATAACCTTAATAATAGCTTCCCTATCTATGTCCTCTGATAATTGCTTTAATTCAATTCCCCTTGATATCGCTCTATTAAACAAATAAATCCATCCATTATGTACGAGTGAAAGCTTTTCACGAATAACTTCATCTTTTATTGAGAGACGAATCAAGTCATTAAAAACTAGTGTCCATTCTTTTCGATCCTCAAGGTGAAGACCAATAGTAAAATAACCTGTAAAAAAATCGAGAACATGATAATCCTTTTGGTAAATGTAAGGTTCAACAACCTTTTCTATAAAACCATAATTTCTATATACTTGTTTATCAATGATATCTAATGCGATATCTTCTTTTCGCTGATAATGAGAATAAAACGTTCCTTTTGAACGACCAACTGTTTTCATGATTAAACTGATTGGAGTATGCTCGTATCCATGCTCAGCAAAAAGTTTATAAGCAGCATCTAGAATACGTTCTTTTGTTCCTTCTACTGACCCGGCTGCCATATTCTGTTCCTCCATTTATATCTTTGTTAACAAATTTTTCATCCTGCAATAACAGAAAAATGTGAATAATAATAATTTAGCACTAACTGTCCGATAGGGTCAAATAAGTATTCTAGATAAAAAGTCACGATTAATCAATGTGATCAAATAGTACTAATGAAGCGAAAATAAAACAAAATTGGATGTGGAAGTAAATGGTAAACTAAAAGATGTATCTCAAATACTGGTTATTTGATGAAGTATTGTATCAAATATAGAATGGGGAACCGCACGGTTTAAATTTTATCCAAAAATAGGAAATTGGAAACATTGCCTTTACATAATTTTGGGAATAAAATTCACTTATAACCAACCGTACGGTCGGATAATCTCAAGGGGATATATTATCAAAAATAAAGAGGATGAGAATTATGGCTAAAGAAGTGACAAGAGGAAGTAACCAAGATCCTAATTCTAACCCAAAAATTTCTTATCATACTTATGTAGATCTTTCCAGAATGGTTTATGAAAATATCAGCACTATAAAAAACAAATGTATTGTTGTAAAGGGTGAATATGGACCTGAAGGTTGGATTGTCATAGATGTAATAGACGATAAAGAAACCGAATTGCAAGCAATGGCCGTTAAAAAGGGTAATCAAATTATTATTGTGTACCGTGGCTCAGGAGAAATTCCAAGTGTATCAGATATGCTGACTGGGAAACTTAAAGAGTTGGAGGACTGGACTGTTACAGACTACAATTACCTAGTTAATGGGGGAGATAGGGAACCATCCAAAACTCGTTTGGAAATAGAAATGGCAAAAAAACATAATAAGATGACCGGAAAGATTAACGAGTTTAGTAAAGATTTGAAGAATCCATTTGATGAAGCTGTAAAATTTGCAGATCGGGTTAAAAAGGAACATCCAAATGCCTTATTCTTTACAACAGGACACTCTCTTGGAGGGGCGTTAGCAACTTACATGAGGGTGAAAAGAAGGGACTGGATTATTGAAGCTATAACCTATAGTGCTCCCAATGTGTATGGATTGCTAACACCAGAAGAGAAAGCATTGGTTGAAAAAGGTGTATTTAAAAATAACACGGAGGACCAAACCGATCCCCGCGATACTTTTGGAAACTTAAATAGTACATTTCCAGAAGTGGGAACAGTAAAATATGTTGATAATGAAAGTTATTGGACTTTATATAACCACCGTCTTGTAAATTTTATTCGAATGAATGAACCAGAAGCGAAGGCTTTAGCTGAAAAGATGGATGAGTTGCATTGGTTAGTAATTGATAATCGATTATTAATTGATGAATTCAGTTCGCTGCACGATGAAGCTATACTCGGCGTTCAACGAGAATTCGAAGGGAGGTTGAGCTCAGAGTTTAATCTTATTCCCTTTGATGCAGTACAAAAAATGATAAGTAATTATGCGTTAAGTATAAGTTCAGGGTTACCTAAATTTTACGATGTATCAGCTGAAGAAGCGCTATATTCGTGTATTAATCAACTTGAGAAAGATACTATGGATGTTTCTGATAACTTACGATACATGGCAGCAAATCTTAGTGATAAGGATAGGCAAATCGCAAACTGGCTAAAAATAACTTAAAGGAGGTTCATGATGAGACACTTCCGTTACGATGTCGATAATGCTGAGAATCAAAATCCGGATTTTGAACAAAGAATGTTAAAGTTACAATCACAAAGTGAAATGCTGGAACGGCAAATAAAAGCACGGCTAGAAGAAGTAATTAAAAACCTGCAAGATAACACAAGATTCAGGTATAAACTCTTAGATCATCCCACTCAAATAATTGATATTAAAAATAAACTATGTCAAGAATTTGATGGGAAAGCAAAAGAGGCTCTAGATGAGAGACTGCATAATACCTATAATCTTAGTTATCTAACGAATGGACATTATAATATTTTTATTAATAGCTTTGGAATGAAACAATGACCTAGTTACATTCTCAATAAATATAGCAATCTTTGTTTCTTCCTAATATGGAAGGAACATTGATTTTATAAAAATTAATAAATAAGGGAGAGATTGAAATGTCAGGTAATATTCGCGTTACCCCAGCTGAATTAGTTGTTATGTCGACTCGCTACAATGGTGAAAGCGGTCAGGTGGGTGAGCAGATTACTCGCTTGGATTCCATGATTAGTCAATTACAAGGAATGTGGGAAGGTGAAGCAAGCCGTGCATTCGCTGAGCAATATGAAACATTAAAGCCTTCTTTTATTCAAATGCAGCAATTATTAGAGGATATCTCAGCTCAGCTTAACAGCACTGCACGCGCTCTTGAAGAGGCAGATCAGCAAATTGCCAGTCAAATTCGTGGTTAATGTCATATGACAATCTAGTAAGTGATTGATTGCAGGACTTACGTTTGTAATTTTAGTTTTCTGTTTTTTATAAGCATTGTTTTAAGGAAAGTTACTAATCTAAAGGAGGTACCCTATGAAGAAAAAAGTATTATCTGTTCTTGGCATAATGGTCATTAGTTTTATAGGAGTGTTTTCTTTAGAAATAAACAAAGCAAATGCAGACACTAGCACTGGATGGGGCCATTTTGCTACCGAAGATGGAAAATGGGACGGAAGAATTACCACAAATTCTATGGACCCAAATGTAGTAGTTCGTGTATCTAATTTATGGAAAACAGATGGTTACGGTGCTAATCAAGCTTATCCAAGTAATCTGCAAGTTCGTTTATGCAATGCTTATACAGGAGCTTGTACTGGATGGAAATATTATGAAGATGATGGATCGGCAAGATTTTACGGAATGAAAGCAGCAACATTTAATGTTGATATGAAAGATATTTTTTCATGGTTGTATATATATGGTGATAGAGTAATTACTGCATATTAATTAAGTTAATTAATAAACAATAATTAAGGAGTACACCCAGGTACGCCAACGTTTTAACGAAATGGAAAAAGCCGGTTTACCCTACTGGGGTTGCCGGCTTAGTGTGTCAGCTAAACTATTAAAATAGAAGGAGTGAAAATGTTGGATAAGAAAAAAATCTTCTATTGGATTATTCCGATTCTATTAATTGTCTTTTTAGGCAACGCTGTGTACGCTGCAGAACAACAAGATATATCTAAAACAAAACAATCTTCTTTATTAAAGGGTCAATTCTACCTTGAAGACGTAGTGAAAATTTATGTACCATCTACATATAATGTTGATCAGCCAATTGATAATACTCCATATGTTAACAAGTCTTTAGAAGAATTCTCAAGAATGTTTGGGGGAGCTACAGCCATCGATGGGACGGGATCATGGCTAACTGATGATAATCAGTTGGTTAAGGAGAAAGTAACGATTGTCTATAGCTATGCAGAAGATTTGGATAAGAAAAAAATTAATAAAGCAGTTACCTATGCCAAAACTCTAAAGGAAGAGATGAAACAATCATCAGTGTCTCTTGAAATAAATGGGAAAATGTATTTTATTGAATAACTGATACAAAAAGTCCTAGAGATTTTATCGTCCCTACTGAAAAGGTGATTACTTTGCACTTTCTTGGAAATATATAGAAAATGAAAGGGAACTATACAGTAGGTGATAAGCTTTTATTGAACTAAGCTGAGGATCGTGAAGCGAACTTTTTTGTTCCGCAATAGGCCATTTTGTGGAGTAAATACAATTAGCTTAAAGATTAAGGAAGGAGAACCGTATCATAAGCAAATGAGGTTTAATAGCACGTAAATATAAATAAGAACATTTTTGAGGTTGAAGTCTGGTAAAGAAATTGATAGAATAGAGGAAATGAAAAGACTATGTGTAACTGGCGAAACGCGGATAACCGCGGGGGAGCACATAGTGTCGTAGCCGTTCGCCTGGGCAGAGGTAAGGGATGTATCCCTTACCTCTTTTTGTTTATTAAAAAAATTATTATAAAAAAAGGAGAAAAATATGAGCCCAATAACATTAGACAAAGTGAAAAAAATTAAAACATTAAATAATATTGCAGAAGGAGGTTTAAATGTCTTTCATAAGGATACCTTTACGGTTGATAATGACTGTGAAAATCCTGATGCGATTCTTGTTCGCAGCTTTAATATGCATTCAATGGAATTCGGTAATAATTTAAAAGCAATCGCACGGGCCGGGGCAGGTGTCAATAATATTCCAGTAGACAAATGTACAGATCAAGGAATAGTGGTTTTTAATACCCCTGGTGCTAATGCTAATGCTGTAAAAGAGATTGTTTTAACCTCAGTAATGGCTTCATCACGAAATCTTTTTGCAGGTGTTGCATGGACAAAGACCTTAGAAGGTAAAGGGGAACAAGTTCCAAAGCTTGTGGAAGCAGGAAAAAAACAATTTGCAGGAACAGAAATTAAGGGGAAGACACTGGGTGTTATTGGATTAGGTGCAATTGGTGCGCTTGTAGCGAACGATGCGATTGCTTTAGACATGGATGTGATTGGATTTGACCCGTTTATCTCTGTTGATACGGCATGGAATTTATCGCGTAATGTTAAACGTGCTATTACCATTGAGGAGTTGTTTGCAAGCGCTGATTATATTACCGTACACACACCATTAACTGATGATACAAGGGGAATGTTTAATCAAGCAACATTTAGCATAATGAAACCAGGTGTTCATATTTTGAATTTCTCACGCGGGGAACTTGTGTATGAAACGGATATTGAAGCTGCACTTGAAAGCGGGATAGTGGGTAAATATATTACAGACTTTCCAAATGAAAATGTATTGAAAATGAAAAATACTGTGTCAATACCACATCTTGGTGCCTCCACAAAAGAATCTGAGGATAATTGTGCGATTATGGCGGGTCGCCAGATTAGGGATTTCCTGCAGACAGGAAACATTAAAAACTCAGTGAATTTTCCAAATGCTTGCCTTCCATATACAGGTAAGCAACGTGTAGCAGCTTTTCATCGAAACGTCCCTGGCATGGTTGGAAAGATTACCTCAGCCATCTCAAGCTATGATTTAAACATCGCAGATATGGTGAACAGAAGTCGTGGGGAATATGCCTATACAATGATTGATATTGATAATAATGTAACGAGTGATATCATTCCCCTTTTGGAGGAAAAAATCTACAAGATTGAAGGCATTGTCACAGCACGTATTATCTAATGGCTGTTTTAGGAAAGACAAGATAAATCTCTTATAACATAGGGGTTCGTACACTTTTTTAATGGTGATACAAGTTTCTGTATCACCTTTTTTGTTTTCTGCTTTTGCATGGCATAGAAACCCGCCGGTTAAACTGGTGCGGAGAACCGCATCATAAGAATCAGCCGCCCACTATGATTTCCAAAAAACTGAATAAGGCGTTTTATCCGTTAGATCAATCGGCCGGTTGCTTTTTTCTGCTGCTCAGGTTCTCAACTTCAAACTTATAGCCTACACTCCATACAGTCTGAATCAGCTTTGCCTCATCCTTTAATTTTAGCCGCAGGGTTTTAATATGAGTATCGACTGTCCTGCCGGTGCCTTTATAATCATCTCCCCAAACAGACTGCAGGAGCTGATCACGGGAAAAAACAGTCCCTTTATTTTTTGCGAGAAGTGACAGCATTTCAAATTCTTTCAGTGTTAAGGAAAGCGGCATACCATGTATGTAGGCACGGAACGCCATGAAATCCAGAACGAGCGGACCTGTTGATAATTCTGTGCTCTGCTTGGTTGAGTAATTGGCTCTTCTTAACACGGATTCAATTCGGGCAAGCAGCTCCCCGGGATGGAAAGGTTTAACAATATAATCATCCCCTCCAAGCTTAAGACCATGAATCTTATCCCATTCCTCTCCTTTGGCAGATAAAAAGATGAGCGGGATGTTATAAGATTTCTTCAATTCTTCTGCAAAAACAAATCCATCCATAAAAGGCATCATCACATCTACAAGGATAAGATCAGGTTCTTTCTTTGAAATCAATTCAAGGCCTTTCAGACCATTAGAAGCTTCCAATACAGCATATCCATCTTTGTATAAAAAGGTCTTAATCAATGATCTCATCGGTTCTTCATCATCTATTATCAAAATCTTCGGTTCATTCATACTGAGTCCCCCGCAGTTTTTAATCACAACTTCATAATCTCTCAAGTCATTTTATAGCAAAAAAAGAAAATAAACAAAAAAGTGATCCATATGAAAATAACGCTCGTTATTCTAAACAAGAAGTTCAAAAAGAACTTTCATCTACTACCATTCAAAGAAGAGTGTACTCATGAAAATCAAGAAGTTATTAGTACCTGCACTTAGCATATCATTACGTGACCTCTCTTCTTCTTCAATAAAAGAGGTGTACGGTCCTATGAAAAAAATCATCATTCTTTCAATACAATTATGGTATTTTTCCTAATCAGCAATCCTCACCAAAACAGTCCCGCTAACAGCAGAGCGAACTGAAGTTCAAGCGAAGAACGCAACAGCTGAATCAGAAAACGCAGAAAGCCCACCCGAGCATGTAATCAGCTTTAAATAAGAGCTTTACCGATGAAAATGCAGCAGATCACGTTTATTACGTAACCGCAATTGGTCAAGAATCAGAGCCTTTTTGACTCGCTGCAGTAAAATGATTTTTTTAGAACCAGTCTGACGAAACAGACCGCTTTTCCTTTTTTAGAAGGGGAACTTCATTTTTTAGAGAATATA
The window above is part of the Metabacillus dongyingensis genome. Proteins encoded here:
- a CDS encoding TetR/AcrR family transcriptional regulator, which encodes MAAGSVEGTKERILDAAYKLFAEHGYEHTPISLIMKTVGRSKGTFYSHYQRKEDIALDIIDKQVYRNYGFIEKVVEPYIYQKDYHVLDFFTGYFTIGLHLEDRKEWTLVFNDLIRLSIKDEVIREKLSLVHNGWIYLFNRAISRGIELKQLSEDIDREAIIKVILSLYKGIQLERTYGNGPDIEQIRYILERILRQ
- a CDS encoding lipase family protein yields the protein MAKEVTRGSNQDPNSNPKISYHTYVDLSRMVYENISTIKNKCIVVKGEYGPEGWIVIDVIDDKETELQAMAVKKGNQIIIVYRGSGEIPSVSDMLTGKLKELEDWTVTDYNYLVNGGDREPSKTRLEIEMAKKHNKMTGKINEFSKDLKNPFDEAVKFADRVKKEHPNALFFTTGHSLGGALATYMRVKRRDWIIEAITYSAPNVYGLLTPEEKALVEKGVFKNNTEDQTDPRDTFGNLNSTFPEVGTVKYVDNESYWTLYNHRLVNFIRMNEPEAKALAEKMDELHWLVIDNRLLIDEFSSLHDEAILGVQREFEGRLSSEFNLIPFDAVQKMISNYALSISSGLPKFYDVSAEEALYSCINQLEKDTMDVSDNLRYMAANLSDKDRQIANWLKIT
- a CDS encoding WXG100 family type VII secretion target; translated protein: MSGNIRVTPAELVVMSTRYNGESGQVGEQITRLDSMISQLQGMWEGEASRAFAEQYETLKPSFIQMQQLLEDISAQLNSTARALEEADQQIASQIRG
- a CDS encoding DUF3574 domain-containing protein yields the protein MDKKKIFYWIIPILLIVFLGNAVYAAEQQDISKTKQSSLLKGQFYLEDVVKIYVPSTYNVDQPIDNTPYVNKSLEEFSRMFGGATAIDGTGSWLTDDNQLVKEKVTIVYSYAEDLDKKKINKAVTYAKTLKEEMKQSSVSLEINGKMYFIE
- a CDS encoding phosphoglycerate dehydrogenase, coding for MSPITLDKVKKIKTLNNIAEGGLNVFHKDTFTVDNDCENPDAILVRSFNMHSMEFGNNLKAIARAGAGVNNIPVDKCTDQGIVVFNTPGANANAVKEIVLTSVMASSRNLFAGVAWTKTLEGKGEQVPKLVEAGKKQFAGTEIKGKTLGVIGLGAIGALVANDAIALDMDVIGFDPFISVDTAWNLSRNVKRAITIEELFASADYITVHTPLTDDTRGMFNQATFSIMKPGVHILNFSRGELVYETDIEAALESGIVGKYITDFPNENVLKMKNTVSIPHLGASTKESEDNCAIMAGRQIRDFLQTGNIKNSVNFPNACLPYTGKQRVAAFHRNVPGMVGKITSAISSYDLNIADMVNRSRGEYAYTMIDIDNNVTSDIIPLLEEKIYKIEGIVTARII
- a CDS encoding response regulator transcription factor — translated: MNEPKILIIDDEEPMRSLIKTFLYKDGYAVLEASNGLKGLELISKKEPDLILVDVMMPFMDGFVFAEELKKSYNIPLIFLSAKGEEWDKIHGLKLGGDDYIVKPFHPGELLARIESVLRRANYSTKQSTELSTGPLVLDFMAFRAYIHGMPLSLTLKEFEMLSLLAKNKGTVFSRDQLLQSVWGDDYKGTGRTVDTHIKTLRLKLKDEAKLIQTVWSVGYKFEVENLSSRKKQPAD